The Candidatus Eisenbacteria bacterium genomic interval GGAGAGCTTCTGACCCTGGCATACGCTCACAGGAACGCGGGAATATGTGTCCTGGTGAGCCGGCACAGAGACGGCGAATCCATTGCGAAGGCTCTCCAGCGGCTTGGATTTCGTGTGGTTCGAGGCTCCTCCACCGGTGGGGGTCTCGAAGGGCTTTTCGAGATGTGTACGAGTGTGAGGGAGGGGCGGGATCTTGCCATCGCGCCTGACGGACCCAGGGGGCCCAGGCACATGGTCCAGCCCGGGGTTCTCTACCTTGCACAGCGCGCGGGGGTCGTCGTCGTTCCTACGGCCTGTGCGACAGCGCGTCGGATAGTGCTAAATACTTGGGACAGATTCGAGATCCCTCTGCCGTTCTCCAGAGTGGTCGTTGCTCACGGCCGACCTCTGGAGGTTCCTCGCGACCTGGGCGTTTCGGCCACGGAGGAGCACACGCGACGGTTGGAGGAAGCTCTTGCGAAAGTGGGTGAGGAAGCCCGGACCCGCGTGCTGTCAACGGGGCGAGGAAGAGTCTCGAGGTCCCGAGCAAAGAGGCCGAGTTGAAGTTGCCCAGAATTCCCCTCGTCATACGGCTCTATGGCTTGGCGGTGAGTCTTATGTTTGTGATTGGCTCGCCCGTCT includes:
- a CDS encoding lysophospholipid acyltransferase family protein, producing MGKLSFIDRFAATLVGAVGYLIIALVWRTLRIEQIDTGDIERCPGETKRRIFVFWHGELLTLAYAHRNAGICVLVSRHRDGESIAKALQRLGFRVVRGSSTGGGLEGLFEMCTSVREGRDLAIAPDGPRGPRHMVQPGVLYLAQRAGVVVVPTACATARRIVLNTWDRFEIPLPFSRVVVAHGRPLEVPRDLGVSATEEHTRRLEEALAKVGEEARTRVLSTGRGRVSRSRAKRPS